One genomic segment of Cellulophaga sp. HaHaR_3_176 includes these proteins:
- a CDS encoding ABC transporter ATP-binding protein produces the protein MEKILTVNNLTKKFGPLVAVNDLTFTIEKGNVYGILGPNGSGKSTTLGIVLNVVNKTSGEFSWFGGKSTTHQALKKVGAIIERPNFYPYMTAIQNLKLVCKIKEVPDDKIEEKLELVGLLDRKNSKFRTYSLGMKQRLAIASALLNDPEILILDEPTNGLDPQGIHQIREIIKKIASFGTTILLASHLLDEVEKVCSHVIILRKGVKLYAGRVDEMLVSHGFFELRSKNEKELINYLESNANFGTIKNIEGTITATLKEDLDADELNKVLFEQGIVLSLLLKKKESLEEQFLELTKNATN, from the coding sequence TTGGAAAAAATACTCACAGTAAATAATTTAACAAAAAAATTTGGCCCATTAGTCGCTGTTAATGATTTGACTTTTACCATTGAAAAAGGTAATGTTTATGGCATATTAGGTCCGAACGGAAGTGGAAAATCTACCACATTAGGAATTGTTTTAAATGTAGTAAACAAAACTTCCGGAGAGTTTAGTTGGTTTGGAGGAAAATCGACAACACACCAAGCCTTAAAAAAAGTAGGCGCTATAATAGAACGACCTAACTTCTATCCATATATGACGGCAATCCAAAATTTAAAATTGGTATGCAAGATTAAAGAGGTACCTGATGATAAAATTGAAGAAAAATTAGAACTAGTTGGTCTTCTAGATAGAAAAAATAGCAAATTTAGAACCTACTCATTAGGTATGAAACAACGTTTAGCTATCGCCTCTGCCCTGCTTAATGATCCTGAAATTTTAATTCTAGATGAACCTACAAACGGATTAGATCCACAAGGAATACACCAAATTAGAGAGATTATTAAAAAAATTGCATCATTTGGCACTACTATACTATTAGCCTCTCACTTATTAGACGAAGTTGAAAAAGTTTGTAGTCATGTTATTATTTTAAGAAAAGGTGTAAAACTATATGCTGGTCGTGTTGATGAGATGCTCGTTAGCCATGGTTTTTTTGAATTGCGTAGTAAAAACGAGAAAGAGTTGATAAATTATTTAGAATCGAATGCTAATTTTGGAACTATTAAAAATATTGAGGGAACCATAACAGCTACATTAAAAGAAGATTTAGATGCCGATGAGCTAAATAAAGTTTTATTTGAACAAGGAATAGTATTGTCGCTACTTTTAAAAAAGAAGGAAAGTTTAGAAGAACAATTTTTAGAACTAACGAAAAACGCAACTAATTAA
- a CDS encoding ABC transporter permease, which translates to MIRLLHIEFIKLWNNRASKVLIFSYFILILGMALISMIKIDRPPIVFNIADQGIFNFPYIWHMNTWIASWLKLFFAIVIVSMTANEYSNKTIKQNLIDGLSKKEFILSKFLMVVSFSILSTIFVFLVSLVLGLLYSDFNEISIIFSDLQYFLGYFVKLIGFFSMCLFLGILVKRSAFALGFLILWWAVFENLIIRFTSWKLFDKEASDTIISILPLEAMSNLIIEPISKFKAVKSISSQLGTDFSRDYEVHWYTVIIVLIWTAIFMYSSYALLKKRDL; encoded by the coding sequence ATGATACGTTTATTACATATAGAATTTATAAAGCTTTGGAATAACAGAGCTAGTAAGGTTTTAATATTTTCTTATTTTATTTTAATTTTAGGTATGGCATTAATATCTATGATAAAAATAGATAGACCTCCAATTGTATTTAATATTGCAGACCAGGGTATTTTCAACTTCCCTTATATCTGGCATATGAATACCTGGATAGCTTCTTGGTTAAAGCTATTTTTTGCAATTGTAATTGTTTCAATGACCGCAAATGAATACAGTAACAAAACAATCAAACAAAATTTAATCGATGGCCTATCAAAAAAAGAATTTATTTTAAGTAAGTTTTTAATGGTAGTAAGCTTTTCTATTTTATCAACCATATTTGTTTTTCTTGTTTCACTAGTATTAGGATTATTGTATTCAGATTTCAATGAAATTTCTATTATATTTTCTGATCTTCAATACTTTTTAGGTTACTTTGTTAAGCTTATTGGTTTCTTTTCTATGTGCTTATTTTTAGGCATTTTGGTTAAAAGATCTGCATTTGCATTAGGCTTCTTAATTTTATGGTGGGCTGTTTTCGAAAATTTAATTATTAGGTTTACTTCTTGGAAATTATTCGATAAAGAAGCTTCAGACACTATTATAAGTATTTTACCATTAGAGGCTATGTCTAATCTAATCATAGAGCCAATTTCAAAATTTAAAGCCGTTAAATCAATTAGCTCTCAACTAGGTACAGATTTTTCACGAGATTACGAAGTACACTGGTACACTGTTATAATTGTACTCATTTGGACAGCTATTTTCATGTATTCTTCTTATGCTTTATTGAAGAAAAGAGATTTGTAG
- the uvrB gene encoding excinuclease ABC subunit UvrB: protein MKFKVVSEFKPAGDQPNAIKELVEGLDAGEKYQTLLGVTGSGKTFTVANVIEEVQKPTLILAHNKTLAAQLYSEFKQFFPENAVEYFVSYYDYYQPEAYIPSSGLYIEKDLSINEDIEKLRLSTTSSLLSGRRDVIVIASVSCLYGIGNPIEFQKNVISIHKDQVISRTKLLHQLVQSLYSRTTADFRNGNFRVKGDVVDIFPSYADHAFRVHFFGDEIEEIEAFDPVKNKLLENYENLNIYPANMFVTSPDILQNAIHQIQDDMVKQVDYFKDITKPLEAKRLEERTSFDLEMIRELGYCSGIENYSRYLDGREPGTRPFCLLDYFPDDYLMVVDESHVTISQVHAMYGGDRSRKENLVEYGFRLPAAMDNRPLKFEEFEALQNQVLYVSATPADYELELSQGVFVEQIIRPTGLLDPIIEVRPSLNQIDDLVEEIQQRTEKDERTLVTTLTKRMAEELAKYLDRISVRCRYIHSDVDTLERVEIMQDLRKGIFDVLIGVNLLREGLDLPEVSLVAILDADKEGFLRSNRSLTQTVGRAARNLNGKAIMYADKITASMQTTIDQTNYRREKQIAFNTEHNLVPKALNKSLDSALSKNSVSTYHFEKEELRAAEPDLDYLTKEQREKMIREKRKAMEKAAKELDFMQAAKFRDEIKALQTQD from the coding sequence ATGAAATTTAAGGTCGTATCAGAATTTAAACCCGCAGGAGATCAACCAAATGCAATTAAAGAATTGGTTGAAGGTTTAGATGCTGGAGAAAAATACCAAACATTATTAGGTGTAACAGGTTCTGGTAAAACATTTACCGTTGCTAATGTAATTGAAGAGGTGCAAAAACCTACTTTAATTTTAGCTCATAATAAAACACTAGCAGCGCAGCTATATTCAGAGTTTAAGCAGTTTTTCCCTGAAAATGCAGTAGAGTATTTTGTATCTTATTATGACTATTATCAGCCAGAAGCTTATATACCATCTTCTGGTTTATATATTGAAAAAGATCTTTCTATTAATGAAGATATTGAAAAGCTTCGTTTAAGCACAACCTCATCCTTACTTTCCGGCCGAAGAGATGTTATTGTTATAGCATCAGTATCGTGTTTATATGGTATTGGAAACCCTATTGAATTTCAAAAAAATGTAATTTCTATACACAAAGACCAAGTAATTTCTAGAACTAAACTACTGCACCAATTAGTGCAAAGTTTATACTCAAGAACTACGGCTGATTTTAGGAACGGCAATTTTAGAGTTAAAGGAGATGTTGTTGATATTTTTCCTAGTTATGCTGATCATGCTTTTAGAGTTCATTTTTTCGGTGATGAAATTGAAGAAATTGAAGCTTTTGATCCTGTTAAAAATAAACTTTTAGAAAATTATGAGAACTTAAACATATATCCTGCAAATATGTTTGTTACCTCTCCTGATATTCTTCAAAATGCTATACATCAAATTCAAGATGATATGGTAAAACAAGTTGATTACTTTAAAGATATAACAAAACCTTTAGAAGCAAAAAGACTAGAAGAACGTACTAGTTTCGATTTAGAAATGATTCGCGAATTAGGTTATTGCTCTGGTATTGAAAACTACTCTCGTTATTTAGATGGTAGAGAGCCTGGTACAAGGCCTTTCTGTCTTTTAGATTATTTTCCTGATGATTATTTGATGGTGGTCGATGAAAGTCACGTTACCATTTCACAAGTACACGCCATGTACGGTGGTGACCGTTCTAGAAAAGAAAACCTAGTTGAATATGGCTTTAGGCTTCCTGCCGCAATGGACAATAGACCTTTAAAGTTTGAAGAATTTGAAGCGCTACAAAATCAAGTTTTATATGTAAGTGCTACACCTGCAGATTATGAATTAGAATTGAGTCAAGGTGTTTTTGTAGAGCAAATTATTAGACCTACAGGTCTTTTAGATCCGATTATAGAAGTACGACCAAGTCTAAATCAAATTGATGATCTTGTAGAAGAAATTCAACAAAGAACAGAAAAAGATGAACGCACCCTTGTTACTACGCTTACTAAAAGAATGGCTGAAGAGTTAGCAAAGTATTTAGATAGAATAAGTGTTCGTTGCCGTTATATACATAGTGATGTTGATACGCTAGAACGTGTAGAGATAATGCAAGACCTACGTAAGGGTATATTTGATGTATTAATTGGAGTAAACCTACTTAGAGAAGGTTTAGATTTACCTGAAGTATCATTAGTAGCTATTTTAGATGCTGATAAAGAAGGTTTTTTAAGAAGTAACAGATCATTAACGCAAACTGTTGGTAGAGCTGCAAGAAATTTAAATGGGAAGGCCATTATGTATGCTGATAAAATAACAGCAAGTATGCAAACTACTATTGACCAAACCAATTATAGAAGAGAAAAACAAATTGCATTTAATACAGAACATAATTTAGTACCTAAGGCACTAAACAAGAGCTTAGATAGTGCTTTATCTAAAAACTCAGTATCTACATATCATTTTGAAAAAGAAGAACTAAGAGCAGCTGAACCTGATCTAGATTACCTAACAAAAGAACAACGCGAAAAAATGATCCGAGAAAAAAGAAAAGCAATGGAGAAAGCTGCGAAAGAATTAGACTTTATGCAAGCTGCTAAATTTAGAGATGAAATAAAAGCTTTACAAACTCAAGATTAA
- a CDS encoding Hsp20/alpha crystallin family protein, with the protein MSTVNKNLVSFPSFMNDLLKPDWLGGAEVLNNRMPAVNIKEDTSSYMLELNVPGRKKDDFKIEVDNDILTISSESKKEASEKNESNTEKYTRREFSFSSFKRAFTLPDTIDTEKIEAVYEDGILSFSLPKKEEALPKPKRLIALG; encoded by the coding sequence ATGAGTACAGTAAATAAAAATTTAGTATCGTTCCCTTCTTTCATGAATGATTTATTAAAACCAGATTGGTTAGGAGGAGCAGAAGTGTTAAATAATAGAATGCCAGCAGTTAACATTAAAGAAGATACTTCATCTTATATGTTAGAATTAAATGTGCCAGGTAGAAAGAAAGATGATTTTAAGATAGAGGTTGACAACGACATTTTAACAATCTCATCTGAAAGTAAAAAAGAAGCCTCTGAAAAGAATGAATCAAATACGGAAAAGTATACACGAAGAGAATTTTCTTTTTCATCATTTAAAAGAGCATTTACATTACCTGATACAATTGATACTGAAAAGATAGAAGCTGTTTATGAAGATGGTATTTTGAGTTTTTCACTTCCAAAAAAAGAAGAAGCATTACCAAAACCTAAAAGATTAATTGCTTTAGGGTAA
- a CDS encoding DUF1456 family protein: MTNNDILKKLRVALMLRDDEIVDILKLVDFKISKAELGAFFRKEDHPNYMECGDQILRNFLNALVIHFRGTKENPKNPKAELANIKKGPKAKKGYDPDFKAKQEKKVDKNVIHGNYKNKKKS; encoded by the coding sequence ATGACCAATAATGACATTTTAAAGAAGCTAAGAGTAGCTTTAATGTTAAGAGATGATGAAATTGTAGACATTTTAAAATTAGTAGATTTTAAAATATCTAAAGCAGAGCTTGGTGCGTTTTTCAGAAAAGAAGACCACCCGAATTACATGGAATGTGGAGATCAAATACTTCGAAATTTTTTAAATGCCCTTGTAATTCACTTTAGAGGAACTAAAGAAAATCCGAAAAATCCGAAAGCAGAATTAGCTAACATAAAAAAAGGGCCTAAAGCTAAAAAAGGATATGACCCTGATTTTAAAGCCAAACAAGAGAAGAAAGTAGATAAGAACGTTATCCACGGAAACTATAAAAACAAGAAAAAATCCTGA
- the sucC gene encoding ADP-forming succinate--CoA ligase subunit beta, with the protein MNLHEYQGKEILASFGVRIQRGIVAHNAKEAVDAAKQLTAETGTGWHVIKAQVHAGGRGKGGGVKLAKNLKEVEEIAGSIIGMNLVTPQTSAEGKKVHQVLVAEDVYYPGASETSEFYVSVLLNRGTGKNMIMYSTEGGMDIEEVAENTPHLIFTEEIDPATGLLPFQARKIAFNLGLSGTAFKEMTKFVASLYKAYVESDSSMFEINPVLKTSDDKIMAVDAKVSIDDNALYRRKQYAEMRDLREENAIEVEAGALGLNYVDLEGNVGCMVNGAGLAMATMDLIKQAGGEPANFLDVGGTADAARVEAAFKIILKDPAVKAILINIFGGIVRCDRVAQGVIDAYKNMGTINVPIIVRLQGTNADVAKELIDNSGLDVQSAVQFQEAADKVKAVLG; encoded by the coding sequence TAGATGCTGCAAAGCAATTAACTGCAGAAACTGGAACAGGTTGGCACGTTATTAAAGCACAAGTTCATGCAGGTGGACGTGGCAAAGGTGGCGGAGTTAAATTAGCTAAAAATTTAAAAGAAGTTGAAGAAATTGCAGGAAGCATTATCGGAATGAATCTGGTAACTCCTCAAACTTCTGCTGAAGGAAAAAAAGTACACCAAGTATTAGTTGCAGAAGATGTTTATTACCCAGGTGCTAGTGAAACAAGTGAGTTTTACGTATCGGTTTTATTAAATCGTGGTACAGGTAAAAATATGATTATGTATTCTACTGAAGGTGGAATGGATATTGAAGAGGTAGCTGAAAACACTCCTCACTTAATATTTACAGAAGAAATTGATCCAGCAACAGGGTTATTACCTTTTCAAGCACGTAAAATAGCCTTTAACTTAGGTTTATCAGGTACAGCTTTTAAAGAAATGACGAAGTTCGTAGCGTCTTTATATAAAGCATATGTTGAAAGTGATTCAAGTATGTTTGAAATCAATCCAGTTTTAAAAACTTCGGATGATAAAATTATGGCAGTAGATGCTAAGGTTTCTATTGACGATAATGCACTTTACAGAAGAAAGCAGTATGCTGAAATGCGTGATCTTCGTGAAGAGAATGCAATTGAGGTTGAAGCAGGAGCTTTAGGTTTAAATTATGTAGATCTTGAAGGTAATGTTGGGTGTATGGTTAACGGAGCTGGTTTAGCAATGGCGACTATGGATTTAATTAAGCAAGCAGGTGGTGAGCCAGCTAACTTTTTAGATGTAGGTGGTACTGCTGATGCTGCTCGTGTAGAGGCTGCTTTTAAAATTATTTTAAAAGACCCTGCAGTTAAAGCTATATTAATTAATATTTTTGGTGGTATCGTTCGTTGTGATCGTGTTGCTCAAGGTGTTATAGATGCATATAAGAACATGGGAACTATAAATGTTCCAATTATTGTTCGTTTACAAGGTACTAATGCAGATGTTGCGAAAGAATTAATTGATAATTCTGGTTTAGATGTACAATCTGCTGTACAGTTTCAAGAAGCTGCAGATAAAGTAAAAGCAGTATTGGGTTAA